In a genomic window of Microterricola viridarii:
- a CDS encoding GntR family transcriptional regulator, whose product MSTTSSAAINRDAPVAIHAQISEGIRSRIASGEWPAHYRLKSEPELAHDLGVSRGTLRRALTTLIQEGLLRQVRGRGTFVTSTTIEPAIAQKLSTLSEDFANQGIVTTTTVLECSLIDPPRPIAALLDVPAGGSVLKLVRLRSTDRGPVALLFNYVRTDLAPGIEGVDFTTASLFGTLEGAYGLKIDAARRTFSAQAAEADVAAQLNLETGSPVQYLQQVTYLADDRPVEYSDVWIHSGRLQVTSLLSRR is encoded by the coding sequence GTGAGCACCACGTCGAGCGCAGCGATCAATCGCGACGCCCCCGTCGCCATCCATGCGCAGATCTCAGAGGGCATCCGCTCCCGAATCGCATCGGGAGAGTGGCCCGCGCACTATCGGTTGAAGAGCGAGCCAGAGCTCGCTCATGACCTCGGCGTGAGCCGCGGCACGCTCCGCCGAGCCCTGACGACGCTCATCCAAGAGGGACTGCTGCGTCAGGTGCGGGGCCGCGGGACGTTCGTCACCTCGACGACGATCGAGCCTGCCATTGCTCAGAAGCTCAGCACGCTCTCCGAGGACTTCGCGAACCAGGGCATCGTCACCACGACCACGGTCTTGGAATGCTCGCTCATCGACCCGCCGCGGCCGATCGCCGCACTGCTGGACGTTCCCGCCGGCGGCTCCGTGCTGAAGCTGGTTCGTTTGCGCAGCACCGACCGCGGGCCCGTCGCCTTGCTCTTCAACTATGTGCGTACGGACCTCGCGCCCGGAATCGAGGGCGTCGACTTCACGACGGCCAGCCTCTTCGGCACACTGGAGGGCGCCTACGGTCTCAAGATCGATGCCGCCCGACGCACCTTCAGCGCGCAGGCGGCCGAGGCCGACGTGGCCGCGCAGCTCAACCTCGAGACCGGTTCGCCCGTGCAGTACCTGCAACAGGTGACCTACCTCGCCGACGACCGTCCCGTCGAGTACTCCGACGTCTGGATTCACAGCGGACGGCTGCAGGTCACCTCGCTGCTGTCGCGGCGCTAG
- a CDS encoding LLM class flavin-dependent oxidoreductase has protein sequence MKRIGFLSFGHYQAIPGSRTRSASDVLLQSIELAEAAEEIGIDGAYFRVHHFAKQLASPFPLLAAIGARTSRIEIGTGVIDMRYENALYMAEEAAAADLISGGRLQLGVSRGSPEPALNGARTFGYVPPEGMADADLARVKTELFRAAITGAGVAEPNPQMTGSYEPLAIEPQSPGLADRIWWGAGSRATGQWAAEQGMNLMSSTLLTEDTGVPFDQLQAEQIAMFRAAWAEQGWERTPRVSISRSVIPVTTDEDRRYFGGRSSESQDQVGYIDGGIARFGKSYTGEPDQIAAELAADAAVQAADTVLLTVPNQLGVDYNARLLQTIADHIAPAIDWEPNLG, from the coding sequence GTGAAACGCATCGGATTCCTCTCCTTCGGGCACTACCAGGCCATCCCCGGCTCGCGCACGCGCAGCGCCAGCGACGTGCTGCTGCAATCCATCGAGCTGGCAGAGGCCGCCGAGGAGATCGGCATCGACGGCGCCTACTTCCGCGTGCACCACTTCGCGAAGCAGCTCGCCTCGCCGTTCCCGCTCCTCGCGGCGATCGGCGCCCGCACCTCGCGCATCGAGATCGGCACCGGCGTCATCGACATGCGCTACGAGAACGCCCTCTACATGGCCGAGGAGGCGGCCGCGGCCGACCTGATCAGCGGCGGCCGGCTGCAGCTCGGCGTGAGCCGCGGGTCACCCGAGCCTGCCCTGAACGGCGCCCGCACCTTCGGCTACGTGCCGCCGGAGGGCATGGCGGATGCCGACCTCGCCCGCGTCAAGACGGAGCTGTTCCGCGCCGCCATCACCGGCGCCGGCGTGGCAGAGCCGAACCCGCAGATGACCGGCAGCTACGAGCCGCTCGCGATCGAGCCGCAGTCCCCCGGGCTCGCCGACCGCATCTGGTGGGGCGCCGGCAGCCGCGCCACCGGTCAGTGGGCCGCCGAGCAGGGCATGAACCTGATGAGCTCGACCCTGCTCACCGAGGACACCGGGGTGCCGTTCGACCAGTTGCAGGCCGAGCAGATCGCCATGTTCCGCGCCGCCTGGGCCGAGCAGGGCTGGGAGCGCACGCCCCGCGTCTCGATCAGCCGCAGCGTCATCCCCGTCACCACCGACGAGGACCGGCGCTACTTCGGCGGCCGTTCCAGCGAGAGCCAGGACCAGGTCGGCTACATCGACGGCGGCATCGCCCGCTTCGGCAAGAGCTACACCGGCGAGCCCGACCAGATCGCGGCCGAGCTGGCCGCCGACGCCGCCGTGCAGGCCGCCGACACCGTGCTGCTCACCGTGCCGAACCAACTCGGCGTCGACTACAACGCGCGCCTGCTGCAGACCATCGCCGACCACATCGCCCCGGCGATCGACTGGGAGCCGAACCTCGGCTAA
- a CDS encoding LLM class F420-dependent oxidoreductase produces the protein MRFGTFIPQGWRHDLVDIDPSEHWDTMRALAQSADAGPWESIWVYDHFHTVPAPTDQATHEAWTLMSAFAAVTERVRIGQMCTCMSYRNPAYLAKVAATVDMISGGRTEMGIGGGWYEQEWRAYGYGFPGIPERLGRLREGVDIMKQAWTTGEATLDGQYYQVDKAIVQPMPPQQGGIPIWVAGGGEKVTLKIAAQYADYTNFTGTLEEFDHKSAVLRGHCEAIGRNFGSITRSSNFNTIIADTEAEVAERIDAVEARMARHVGADTAAEYVHANYHSGAPGVGTPEQVIERLLERQKHGLGYSIHYFPEAAYDRSTQQLFEQTVIPALADSAGDEL, from the coding sequence ATGCGATTCGGAACTTTCATCCCCCAAGGCTGGCGCCACGACCTCGTCGACATCGACCCCAGTGAGCACTGGGACACCATGCGGGCCCTGGCCCAGTCGGCGGATGCCGGCCCCTGGGAGTCGATCTGGGTGTACGACCACTTCCACACCGTGCCGGCCCCCACCGACCAGGCCACGCATGAGGCGTGGACGCTGATGAGCGCCTTCGCCGCCGTCACCGAGCGCGTGCGCATCGGCCAGATGTGCACCTGCATGAGCTACCGCAACCCTGCCTACCTGGCCAAGGTCGCGGCGACCGTCGACATGATCAGCGGCGGCCGCACCGAGATGGGCATCGGCGGCGGCTGGTACGAGCAGGAGTGGCGCGCCTACGGCTACGGCTTCCCCGGCATCCCCGAGCGGCTCGGCCGCCTCCGCGAGGGCGTCGACATTATGAAGCAGGCGTGGACGACAGGCGAGGCGACCCTCGACGGCCAGTACTACCAGGTGGACAAGGCCATCGTGCAGCCGATGCCGCCGCAGCAGGGCGGCATCCCGATCTGGGTCGCCGGCGGCGGCGAGAAGGTCACGCTGAAGATCGCGGCGCAGTACGCTGACTACACCAACTTCACCGGCACGCTCGAGGAGTTCGACCACAAGAGCGCCGTGCTGCGCGGGCACTGCGAGGCCATCGGGCGCAACTTCGGCAGCATCACCCGCTCCTCGAACTTCAACACCATCATCGCCGACACCGAGGCCGAGGTGGCCGAGCGCATCGACGCCGTCGAGGCGCGCATGGCCCGCCACGTCGGGGCGGACACCGCCGCCGAGTACGTGCACGCCAACTACCACTCGGGCGCCCCGGGCGTCGGCACGCCGGAGCAGGTGATCGAGCGCCTGCTCGAGCGCCAGAAGCACGGACTCGGCTACTCGATCCACTACTTCCCCGAGGCGGCGTACGACCGCTCGACCCAGCAGCTGTTCGAGCAGACCGTGATCCCGGCGCTCGCCGACTCGGCGGGCGACGAACTGTAG
- a CDS encoding flavodoxin family protein, with translation MSSPTDLEYAGLRALFINCTLKRSPEVSNTQGIIDLSAALMRKQGVHVDVLRAIDHDIATGVYPDMTEHGWATDEWPAIFDTVRAADILVVAGPIWLGDNSSVTKRIVERLYAMSGLFNDAGQYVYYGKVGGAIITGNEDGVKHCASNLLYSLQHIGYTIPPAADAGWIGAIGPGPSYLDPGSGGPESDFTNRNTTFMSWNLMHLAAMLRANGGVPAFGNLRREWDNGERFGFEANPEYR, from the coding sequence ATGAGCTCCCCGACAGATTTAGAGTATGCGGGCCTGCGTGCACTGTTCATCAATTGCACGCTCAAACGCTCGCCCGAGGTCAGCAACACCCAGGGCATCATCGATCTGAGCGCCGCGCTGATGCGCAAGCAGGGCGTGCACGTCGACGTGCTGAGGGCGATCGACCACGACATCGCGACCGGCGTCTACCCGGACATGACCGAGCACGGCTGGGCCACCGACGAGTGGCCGGCGATCTTCGACACGGTGCGCGCCGCCGACATCCTGGTCGTCGCCGGGCCGATCTGGCTGGGCGACAACAGCTCGGTCACGAAGCGGATCGTGGAGCGGCTCTATGCGATGTCCGGCCTGTTCAACGACGCCGGCCAGTACGTGTATTACGGCAAGGTCGGCGGCGCGATCATCACCGGCAACGAGGACGGCGTCAAGCACTGCGCGTCGAACCTGCTGTACAGCCTGCAGCACATCGGTTACACGATTCCGCCGGCCGCGGATGCCGGCTGGATCGGCGCGATCGGGCCGGGCCCGAGCTACCTCGACCCGGGCTCCGGCGGCCCGGAGAGCGACTTCACCAACCGCAACACCACGTTCATGAGCTGGAACCTGATGCACCTGGCCGCGATGCTCCGGGCCAACGGCGGCGTGCCCGCCTTCGGCAACCTCCGCCGCGAGTGGGACAACGGCGAGCGCTTCGGCTTCGAGGCGAACCCGGAGTACCGCTAG
- a CDS encoding LacI family DNA-binding transcriptional regulator, translated as MSRRLAEVARKVGVSEATVSRVLNGKPGVSASTRESVLTALDVLGYERPTKLRGERARLVGLVMPELQNPIFPAFAEVISGGLAQNGYTPVLCTQTAGGISESDYVELLLHQQVSGVIFVGGAYAQADTSHDHYERLRELKLPTVLVNAPVPELNFATVSCDDAVSMEQAFGHLVQLGHERIGLLLGPVDHMPSRRKLASALKIADKVGVDLGPERIVHSLYSLEAGQAAATKLLATGVTGIVCASDPMALGAVRAVRRSGLRVPDDVSVIGFDDSALMNCTEPPLTTVRQPIESMGRMIIELLMRQMSSDNAHGDELIFAPELVVRASTARPPH; from the coding sequence ATGTCGAGGAGATTGGCCGAAGTCGCCCGCAAGGTGGGCGTCAGCGAGGCGACCGTGAGCCGGGTGCTCAACGGCAAACCGGGGGTCTCGGCCTCCACCCGCGAGTCGGTGCTCACCGCGCTGGACGTGCTGGGCTACGAGCGGCCGACCAAGCTGCGTGGGGAGCGGGCGCGGCTCGTCGGGCTCGTGATGCCCGAGCTGCAGAACCCCATCTTCCCCGCGTTCGCCGAGGTGATCAGCGGGGGCCTGGCCCAGAACGGCTACACCCCCGTGCTCTGCACGCAGACGGCCGGCGGCATTTCGGAGTCAGACTACGTCGAGCTGCTGCTGCACCAGCAGGTGTCCGGTGTGATCTTCGTCGGCGGGGCGTACGCCCAGGCCGACACCTCGCACGACCACTACGAGCGGCTGCGCGAGCTCAAGCTGCCCACTGTGCTCGTGAATGCCCCGGTGCCGGAGCTGAACTTCGCCACTGTCTCGTGCGACGACGCCGTCTCGATGGAGCAGGCGTTCGGGCACCTCGTGCAGCTCGGCCACGAACGGATCGGGCTCCTGCTCGGACCGGTCGACCACATGCCGTCGCGGCGCAAGCTCGCCTCCGCCCTGAAGATCGCCGACAAGGTGGGCGTCGATCTCGGGCCGGAGCGGATCGTGCACTCGCTCTACTCGCTTGAGGCCGGCCAGGCGGCGGCGACCAAGCTCCTCGCCACCGGGGTCACCGGCATCGTGTGCGCGAGCGACCCGATGGCGCTCGGCGCCGTGCGGGCCGTGCGCCGCTCCGGGCTGCGCGTTCCCGACGACGTCTCGGTGATCGGCTTCGACGACTCGGCGCTGATGAACTGCACCGAGCCGCCGCTGACGACGGTGCGCCAGCCGATCGAGTCGATGGGGCGCATGATCATCGAGCTGCTGATGCGCCAGATGAGCAGCGACAATGCGCACGGCGACGAGCTGATCTTCGCGCCGGAGCTCGTCGTGCGGGCCTCCACCGCCCGGCCCCCGCACTGA
- a CDS encoding glycoside hydrolase family 13 protein has translation MTLPVLATDTIETTDSDALWWRSAVIYQVYVRSFADGNADGTGDLAGVRAHLGYLKDLGVDAIWFNPWYPSPLADGGYDVSDYRDIHPAFGTLREAELLIAEALALGIRTIIDIVPNHVSDQHPWFQAALAAGPGSPERERFWFHPGAGEGGNEMPNHWVSNFSGDTWTRTTNPDGSQGEWYLHLFTPEQPDLNWNHPDVRREHEEILRFWFDRGVAGVRIDSAALLVKAAGLPEVPEAPGPGEHPNTDRDELHQIYRDWRAIADSYEGTRVLVGELWLPDAERFAKYLRPDEMHTAFNFDFMTRPWDAAELRTSIDQTLAAHAPVGAPSTWVLSNHDITRPVTRYGRDDSSFDFLKKRIGTPTDLELGVRRARAAALLTAALPGSLYIYQGDELGLPEAEGIPAALIQDPMHFRSGGVDPGRDGCRVPLPWRGTEPPFGFSADAAEAANGAQPWLPQPSEWATLTVQAQESDPRSMLWLYRQALRTRKREAALGDGGLHWLPSDPDVLAFARGDRFVNVTNLSSAAIPLPAHDSILLSSSALDGGLLPAQATVWLRVSPQHPQHHKHTERIRQ, from the coding sequence GTGACTCTGCCCGTTCTGGCAACCGACACCATCGAGACGACGGATTCGGATGCCCTCTGGTGGCGAAGCGCCGTGATCTACCAGGTCTACGTGCGCAGCTTCGCCGATGGCAACGCCGACGGCACCGGTGACCTCGCCGGCGTCCGCGCTCACCTCGGCTACCTGAAAGACCTCGGCGTCGACGCCATCTGGTTCAACCCGTGGTACCCGTCGCCGCTGGCCGACGGCGGCTACGACGTGAGCGACTACCGCGACATCCACCCGGCCTTCGGCACCCTGCGCGAGGCAGAGCTGCTGATCGCCGAGGCGCTGGCGCTCGGCATCCGCACCATCATCGACATCGTCCCCAACCATGTCTCCGATCAGCACCCCTGGTTTCAGGCCGCCCTAGCCGCCGGCCCCGGCTCGCCCGAGCGCGAGCGCTTCTGGTTCCACCCCGGTGCCGGCGAGGGCGGCAACGAGATGCCGAACCACTGGGTGTCGAACTTCTCCGGCGACACGTGGACCCGCACCACGAACCCCGACGGCAGCCAGGGCGAGTGGTACCTGCACCTGTTCACCCCGGAGCAGCCCGACCTCAACTGGAACCACCCCGACGTGCGGCGCGAGCACGAGGAGATCCTGCGCTTCTGGTTCGACCGGGGCGTCGCCGGCGTGCGCATCGACTCCGCCGCGCTGCTGGTCAAGGCCGCCGGGCTGCCGGAGGTGCCTGAGGCGCCGGGCCCCGGCGAGCACCCCAACACCGACCGCGACGAACTGCACCAGATCTACCGCGACTGGCGGGCGATCGCCGACTCCTACGAGGGCACCCGCGTGCTCGTCGGCGAGCTGTGGCTGCCCGACGCCGAGCGCTTCGCCAAGTACCTGCGCCCCGACGAGATGCACACAGCGTTCAACTTCGACTTCATGACCAGGCCCTGGGATGCCGCCGAGCTGCGCACCTCGATCGACCAGACGCTCGCCGCGCACGCCCCGGTCGGCGCGCCGTCGACCTGGGTGCTCTCCAACCACGACATCACCCGACCGGTCACCCGCTACGGCCGCGACGACTCCTCCTTCGACTTCCTGAAGAAGCGCATCGGAACCCCGACTGACCTCGAGCTCGGCGTGCGCCGGGCGCGGGCCGCCGCCCTGCTCACGGCGGCGCTGCCCGGGTCGCTCTACATCTACCAGGGCGACGAGCTGGGCCTGCCGGAGGCCGAGGGCATCCCGGCCGCCCTGATCCAGGACCCGATGCACTTCCGCTCCGGCGGGGTGGATCCAGGGCGAGACGGATGCCGCGTGCCGCTGCCCTGGCGCGGCACCGAGCCGCCGTTCGGCTTCAGCGCCGACGCTGCCGAGGCTGCCAACGGCGCCCAGCCGTGGCTGCCGCAGCCGAGCGAGTGGGCGACGCTCACGGTGCAGGCTCAGGAGAGCGACCCACGCTCGATGCTCTGGCTCTACCGCCAGGCCCTGCGCACCCGCAAGCGGGAGGCGGCGCTCGGTGACGGCGGGCTGCACTGGCTGCCGAGCGATCCGGACGTGCTGGCCTTCGCCCGCGGCGACCGCTTCGTCAACGTCACGAACCTCTCGTCGGCGGCGATCCCGTTGCCCGCCCACGACAGCATTCTGCTCAGCAGCAGCGCCCTCGACGGCGGCCTTCTCCCCGCCCAGGCCACCGTCTGGCTCCGAGTTTCCCCGCAACACCCACAGCACCACAAACACACCGAAAGGATCCGACAATGA
- a CDS encoding extracellular solute-binding protein, which yields MKSPRRVLMLTVATLAGAALLAGCTASPEAESGGKTKITVVSLIPGTEQAAFDAFDAQVAQFEKLNPDIEVEGVEYEWTAPTFAAQLAGGTLPDVFRIPLTDAKTLIANGQLADLTSQVEALPFYDKFNPSVLAAAQDASGNVFGIPREAYAMGLQYNRALFEEAGLDPEKPPTTWDEVREYAKTISEKTGQAGFMQMSQNNTGGWQLTAATVARGGAMEEVSGDTVTVTADNPATKEALQYLKDLRWGDNSMGSNFLFDWGTINQAFAAGQIGMYTSGSDLFTSLTRENNLNPDDYGLAAMPLGDSQDAAVMGGGTLNVVNVKASDAVKEAAVKWISFYDLNKLLDEDAAVLDAQTLSAAGQAVGTPALPIFDQATLDQSREWIADYINVPQDQVRFFAEGNAGRTINGEPAAHTQELYGALDVVVQAVLTDQNADVDALLKQVNTTIQALVDAD from the coding sequence ATGAAGTCTCCAAGACGAGTGCTCATGCTCACAGTGGCGACCCTCGCGGGCGCCGCACTGCTGGCCGGCTGCACGGCCAGCCCCGAGGCAGAGAGTGGCGGCAAGACCAAGATCACCGTGGTCAGCCTCATCCCCGGCACCGAGCAGGCGGCGTTCGACGCCTTCGACGCGCAGGTCGCCCAGTTCGAGAAGCTGAACCCAGACATCGAGGTCGAGGGCGTCGAATACGAGTGGACGGCCCCCACCTTCGCGGCTCAGCTGGCCGGCGGCACCCTGCCGGACGTCTTCCGCATCCCGCTCACCGACGCCAAGACGCTCATCGCCAACGGCCAGCTCGCCGACCTGACCAGCCAGGTCGAGGCGCTGCCCTTCTACGACAAGTTCAACCCGAGCGTGCTCGCGGCCGCGCAGGACGCGAGCGGCAACGTCTTCGGCATCCCGCGTGAGGCCTACGCGATGGGCTTGCAGTACAACCGCGCCCTGTTCGAGGAGGCCGGGCTCGACCCGGAGAAGCCGCCGACAACCTGGGACGAGGTGCGCGAGTACGCCAAGACCATCTCGGAGAAGACCGGCCAGGCCGGCTTCATGCAGATGTCGCAGAACAACACCGGCGGCTGGCAGCTGACGGCGGCGACCGTCGCCCGCGGCGGCGCGATGGAGGAGGTCTCCGGCGACACCGTCACCGTCACGGCCGACAACCCCGCCACCAAGGAGGCCCTGCAGTACCTCAAGGACCTCCGCTGGGGCGACAACTCCATGGGCAGCAACTTCCTGTTCGACTGGGGAACCATCAACCAGGCGTTTGCGGCCGGCCAGATCGGCATGTACACCAGCGGCTCCGACCTCTTCACCTCCCTCACCCGGGAGAACAATCTGAACCCTGACGACTACGGCCTCGCCGCCATGCCGCTCGGTGACTCGCAGGACGCCGCCGTGATGGGCGGTGGCACCCTCAACGTCGTCAACGTGAAGGCGTCGGATGCCGTCAAGGAGGCCGCCGTGAAGTGGATCTCGTTCTACGACCTGAACAAGCTCCTCGACGAGGATGCCGCAGTGCTGGACGCCCAGACGCTCAGCGCAGCCGGTCAGGCCGTCGGAACCCCGGCCCTGCCGATCTTCGACCAGGCGACGCTTGACCAGTCGCGCGAGTGGATCGCCGACTACATCAACGTGCCGCAGGACCAGGTGCGCTTCTTCGCGGAGGGCAACGCCGGCCGCACGATCAACGGCGAGCCGGCCGCGCACACCCAGGAGCTCTACGGCGCCCTGGACGTGGTGGTGCAGGCCGTGCTCACCGACCAGAACGCCGACGTCGACGCCCTGCTCAAGCAGGTGAACACGACCATCCAGGCGCTCGTCGACGCCGACTAG
- a CDS encoding carbohydrate ABC transporter permease codes for MSLLEHPPIESAAPPESPGASRRVRRRTPFTWLRGGGLGSLLFALPMLLIFGIFAWFPIVRAFVMSFQKTNLVTDPTFVGLDNFLKVFNDPVFYTAVQNTAWFALLALLFGYPLPLIAAVLMSEVRRAKGLYSALAYLPVVVPPVVAVLLWKFFYDASPTGVFNTILGWVGIPPQPWIQDATMAMPSLVLEATWAAAGGTVIIYLAALTSVAPELYDAAEVDGAGIWRKVWHVTLPQLRGILLITFILQIIGTAQVFLEPFLFTAGGPANSTVTVLLLIYRYAFQNSLGGDYGAATALSLMLAIFLALLSLVYFRLTKSWSQN; via the coding sequence ATGAGCCTGCTTGAGCATCCACCGATCGAGAGCGCTGCTCCACCGGAGTCGCCGGGGGCGTCGCGTCGCGTGCGACGCAGGACCCCGTTCACCTGGCTGCGCGGCGGCGGCCTCGGCAGCCTGCTGTTCGCCCTGCCGATGCTTCTCATCTTCGGCATCTTCGCCTGGTTCCCCATCGTGCGGGCCTTCGTGATGAGCTTCCAGAAGACGAACCTCGTCACAGACCCCACCTTCGTCGGCCTCGACAACTTCTTGAAAGTGTTCAACGACCCGGTGTTCTACACGGCCGTGCAGAACACCGCCTGGTTCGCCCTGCTCGCGCTGCTGTTCGGGTACCCGCTGCCCCTCATCGCCGCCGTGCTGATGAGCGAGGTGCGCCGGGCCAAGGGCCTCTACAGCGCGCTCGCCTACCTCCCGGTCGTCGTGCCGCCCGTCGTGGCGGTGCTGCTCTGGAAGTTCTTCTACGACGCCAGCCCGACCGGCGTGTTCAACACGATTCTCGGCTGGGTGGGGATTCCGCCGCAGCCGTGGATCCAGGACGCCACCATGGCGATGCCCTCGCTCGTGCTCGAGGCGACCTGGGCGGCGGCCGGTGGAACGGTCATCATCTACCTGGCGGCGCTCACCTCTGTCGCGCCCGAGCTCTACGACGCTGCCGAGGTAGACGGGGCCGGCATCTGGCGCAAGGTCTGGCACGTCACGCTGCCGCAGCTGCGCGGCATCCTGCTCATCACCTTCATCCTGCAGATCATCGGCACCGCACAGGTGTTCCTCGAGCCGTTCCTCTTCACCGCCGGCGGCCCGGCCAACTCCACCGTCACCGTGCTGCTGCTGATCTACCGCTACGCCTTCCAGAACAGCCTCGGAGGCGACTACGGCGCGGCGACGGCACTCAGCCTGATGCTGGCGATCTTCCTGGCGCTGCTCTCCCTTGTTTACTTCCGCCTCACCAAATCCTGGAGCCAGAATTGA
- a CDS encoding carbohydrate ABC transporter permease has protein sequence MTAAPDTDRGIVSVSDWRKPGVRRPLRLSHLALLGVLMVSGLGPLLWLAKAAITPTQDTLRTPMAIFPNGVDWANLSTAWNTIGLDVQFMNTVWVALGSWAVQLIVATTGGFVLAVLKPRWAPVLNGMVVATLFVPAVVLLVPLYLTILNVPFLGISLINTFWAVWLPAGASAFNVVLVKRFFDGLPPEIFEAARTDGAGPFRLFWSIVLPMSKPIIGVVSVFAIIAAWKDFLWPSLVLADPKVQPLSVRLPALQQTIELDVYLAALAISTLIPIVLFVLFQNMFLRSAGMGGAVKG, from the coding sequence TTGACCGCCGCACCGGATACCGACCGCGGTATCGTCTCCGTCTCCGACTGGCGCAAGCCCGGCGTGCGCCGGCCGCTTCGGCTCAGCCACCTCGCGCTGCTCGGTGTGCTCATGGTCTCCGGCCTCGGCCCGCTGCTCTGGCTGGCGAAGGCGGCGATCACACCCACCCAGGACACGCTCCGCACCCCGATGGCGATCTTCCCGAACGGCGTGGACTGGGCCAATCTCAGCACGGCATGGAACACCATCGGCCTCGACGTGCAGTTCATGAACACGGTGTGGGTGGCACTCGGGTCCTGGGCTGTGCAGCTGATCGTCGCCACGACCGGCGGCTTCGTGCTCGCCGTGCTGAAGCCGCGCTGGGCGCCCGTGCTGAACGGCATGGTCGTCGCCACGCTGTTTGTGCCGGCCGTTGTCCTCTTGGTGCCGCTCTACCTCACCATCCTCAACGTGCCGTTCCTCGGAATCTCGCTGATCAACACCTTCTGGGCGGTCTGGTTGCCGGCCGGGGCGAGCGCGTTCAACGTCGTGCTCGTCAAACGCTTCTTCGACGGCCTCCCACCCGAGATCTTCGAGGCGGCCCGCACCGACGGGGCCGGGCCGTTCCGGTTGTTCTGGTCGATCGTGCTGCCGATGTCCAAGCCCATCATCGGCGTCGTGTCGGTGTTCGCGATCATCGCCGCCTGGAAGGACTTCCTCTGGCCGTCGCTCGTGCTCGCCGACCCCAAGGTGCAGCCGCTCTCGGTGCGCCTGCCTGCCCTGCAGCAGACGATCGAGCTCGACGTCTACCTGGCGGCGCTGGCCATCTCGACGCTGATCCCGATCGTGCTGTTCGTGCTGTTCCAGAACATGTTCCTGCGCAGCGCCGGAATGGGCGGAGCCGTGAAGGGCTGA
- a CDS encoding VOC family protein — MGTHWGRTVVLVRDYDEAIAFYRDGFGFEVLFDEPGEGGFRLLHLGTGGETGLWLMRVLPGDEHLVGAQTGGHPLGVLYVDDRDAALSRLASIGTLPAQPPGADADSRWAHVKDLYGNEIVLVEMLEPSA, encoded by the coding sequence ATGGGCACGCACTGGGGCAGGACGGTCGTGTTGGTGCGCGACTACGACGAGGCGATCGCCTTCTACCGCGACGGCTTCGGCTTCGAGGTGCTCTTCGACGAGCCGGGGGAGGGAGGATTCCGGCTGCTGCACCTCGGCACCGGCGGCGAGACCGGCCTCTGGCTGATGCGGGTGCTGCCCGGCGACGAGCACCTGGTCGGTGCGCAGACCGGCGGGCATCCGCTGGGCGTGCTCTACGTCGACGACCGTGATGCCGCGCTCTCCCGCCTGGCCTCGATCGGCACGCTGCCGGCGCAACCACCGGGCGCCGACGCCGACTCCCGCTGGGCGCACGTGAAGGATCTCTACGGCAACGAGATCGTGCTGGTGGAGATGCTCGAGCCGAGCGCCTAG
- a CDS encoding MmcQ/YjbR family DNA-binding protein, producing the protein MEHPRLFEPGDPLVQRVRELCLDLPEAVEVEAWGRPTFRARKPIFVHVGSSMQRPYSIVFKTDPDEHPALEQDERFFHAPYYDGAKWLAIDFDQPRTDWQFLAELIETSYRQVAVTRQARLLELARPRGSGYSN; encoded by the coding sequence ATGGAGCACCCGCGGCTCTTCGAACCCGGCGACCCGCTCGTGCAGCGGGTGCGTGAGCTCTGCCTCGACCTGCCAGAGGCGGTGGAGGTCGAGGCCTGGGGGCGGCCCACCTTCCGGGCGCGCAAGCCGATCTTCGTGCATGTGGGCTCCTCGATGCAGCGGCCGTACTCCATCGTCTTCAAGACCGACCCGGACGAGCACCCTGCCCTGGAGCAGGACGAGCGGTTCTTCCACGCGCCCTACTACGACGGGGCAAAGTGGCTCGCGATCGACTTCGATCAGCCGCGCACCGACTGGCAATTCCTGGCCGAATTGATCGAGACCTCGTACCGGCAGGTGGCCGTGACACGCCAGGCGCGACTGCTCGAATTGGCGAGACCGCGCGGCTCGGGCTATAGTAACTAA